The nucleotide window GCAGCGGCAGGCAGGAGGCCCACGGGCTCGTCTTATTGTCGCGGAACAGTGCCATCTGCTCTTCGGCCATGGCCTGGCGCGAGTACTGATCCTTCTTGCCTTTGTACTTCGCCTGCAGGCGCTGAATCTCCGGCTGCAGCAGCTGCATCTTGCGCTGCGACTTGATCTGGTAGACGAAGAGAGGGATGAGGAGAGCACGGATGACCACGGTCAGTCCGGCGATCGAGAGCACCCAGGTCCAACCGCTGTCGGCCGGGAGACCGATCGCGGTAAAGATCTCATGGAAGATCGCGAGGATCCAAGCAACTACCCACTGCAGCGGGTAGAGCAGCTTGTCCATCCAGTCCATTCGGTTCTCCTCGTTGCAACTATTCTTGAGCGAAGTTCATTTTGCCATTGTTCACAGGTCTGCGCGACACGATGTGAGTGCCTCGGGGCAGTCAGCCCATCCGCTCACACGCGGGGACTGCCCGGTCTGATTTCCTCAGCTGGGAGCTCTGCCGTCATGGATGGTCTTCGACCTGGCTTCTCGCGCCGATCCCGGCACGTGGTCGACTCCACCGTGGGACCACGGATTGCATCGCAGTATGCGCCACCCAGTTAACACCATGCCCTTGAGAACTCCGTGTATCTCGAAGGCCTCGAGTCCGTACATGGAACAGCTGGGATAATAACGACACACTTGTCCATAGAGAGGTGAGATGACGATCCGATAGGCCCGAATGAACCAGACGAAGGGCATCCGCGGCCCGACTCGCAGGATCCACCCCGCCGTCGGCCAGAATCCGGCCGGCCGACGCGGCACCTCGGAGACATGTTTCAGATCATGCTC belongs to Brevibacterium spongiae and includes:
- the yidD gene encoding membrane protein insertion efficiency factor YidD, giving the protein MRQMRSSRSSRPRSRRCWPKPTRSWNTVDAEHDLKHVSEVPRRPAGFWPTAGWILRVGPRMPFVWFIRAYRIVISPLYGQVCRYYPSCSMYGLEAFEIHGVLKGMVLTGWRILRCNPWSHGGVDHVPGSAREARSKTIHDGRAPS